One region of Halohasta litchfieldiae genomic DNA includes:
- a CDS encoding ISH3-like element ISHla1 family transposase: MSKTKQADGEIHEDQLLNFLVNRLDEEVSLSLANNAEITAEDIYEVLVGACADGTSVSTLCASSQNSPAGNTVLYHLRTKFEPERLERVANTLLRKDLDELLPEQVEVCADLHLRPYYGDEDDTDGLYHSVAKRGTTAFHAYATLYARVKNKRYTLAVRRLKDGDTASSVLAEFFGVLDGLDAGVKAVYLDRGFYDSKCLTLLQAHNYAYVIPIIRWGEAIQQELSEGWSRVIQHDLTGKLDGHSWTVDFPVYIDCTYLNGKYDENGVARHGYAADAPFIDSPRDARYHYSKRFGIESSYRLFEQAIATTTTRDPTVRLLYVVVSLLLQNVWRYLHYEYVATPRRGGRRLWWWPYKEFVNMIRRAAWTALAVRRAVPANRPPDDRFHR, from the coding sequence GTGTCTAAAACCAAACAAGCAGACGGTGAGATCCACGAGGACCAGCTTCTTAACTTTCTCGTCAACCGCCTTGACGAGGAAGTTTCGCTCTCGTTAGCCAATAACGCTGAAATCACTGCTGAAGACATCTATGAGGTCCTCGTCGGCGCTTGCGCCGACGGGACCTCTGTCTCTACGCTCTGTGCGTCGAGCCAGAACTCACCCGCTGGGAACACGGTCCTCTACCATCTTCGGACGAAGTTCGAGCCGGAACGGCTCGAACGAGTCGCTAACACGCTCCTGCGAAAGGATCTCGATGAATTGCTCCCCGAACAGGTGGAGGTCTGCGCAGACCTCCACCTGCGGCCCTACTACGGTGACGAAGACGACACAGACGGCCTCTATCACTCGGTAGCGAAGCGTGGAACCACTGCGTTCCACGCCTATGCCACACTCTACGCGCGTGTGAAGAACAAACGCTACACGCTGGCGGTACGCCGTCTCAAAGACGGCGATACCGCAAGTAGTGTCCTCGCTGAGTTCTTCGGTGTCCTCGACGGCCTTGACGCCGGGGTCAAGGCCGTCTACCTTGATCGCGGATTCTACGACAGTAAGTGTCTCACGCTGCTTCAGGCGCACAATTACGCGTACGTGATCCCGATCATCCGGTGGGGTGAGGCGATTCAGCAAGAGCTCTCGGAAGGATGGAGTCGCGTCATTCAGCATGATCTGACGGGGAAACTCGACGGTCACAGCTGGACCGTCGATTTTCCCGTCTACATCGACTGTACGTACCTAAATGGGAAGTATGACGAGAACGGTGTGGCGCGTCACGGCTACGCCGCTGACGCGCCGTTCATCGACTCACCACGGGACGCTCGATACCACTACTCGAAACGCTTCGGTATCGAGTCAAGCTATCGCTTGTTTGAGCAAGCGATAGCGACAACGACAACACGAGATCCAACGGTACGGCTGCTGTACGTGGTGGTGAGTCTCCTCTTACAGAACGTCTGGCGGTACCTTCACTACGAGTATGTGGCGACGCCCCGCCGAGGCGGGCGTCGCCTCTGGTGGTGGCCGTACAAGGAGTTCGTCAATATGATTCGACGAGCTGCGTGGACGGCCCTCGCGGTGCGTCGGGCCGTCCCCGCGAATCGGCCACCTGACGACCGATTCCACCGCTAA
- a CDS encoding nucleotide sugar dehydrogenase gives MDIPKARHRDVSDQSLYKICIVGLGYVGLPLATEFDQAGYDVVGFDIDEDKINQLKTGQDPTNDVGAERVERSDIDFTTDTASFTHAEYVIITVPTPVDELKKPNLKYVERAGELVGHTIRPGTKVVLESTVYPGATREILGPAIERTSELEAGEGFYLGYSPERLVPGDEDNGFRDIVKIVSAENDTVLTEIAELYESVVDAGVHRAPSLSTSQSRLVRTSAC, from the coding sequence ATGGATATCCCAAAAGCAAGACATCGCGATGTATCGGACCAATCACTGTACAAAATTTGCATTGTTGGACTCGGCTACGTTGGCTTACCGTTAGCGACGGAGTTTGATCAGGCAGGCTATGATGTAGTCGGATTCGATATCGATGAAGACAAGATCAATCAGCTAAAAACGGGACAGGATCCAACCAATGATGTCGGTGCCGAGAGGGTCGAACGGTCCGATATCGACTTTACGACCGATACGGCATCATTTACACATGCGGAATACGTTATCATTACAGTTCCAACTCCCGTCGACGAACTCAAGAAACCGAATCTGAAGTACGTCGAACGGGCCGGCGAACTTGTTGGTCATACCATACGACCCGGAACGAAAGTGGTCCTTGAATCGACCGTGTATCCGGGGGCAACACGAGAGATTCTCGGACCGGCGATCGAACGTACATCCGAACTGGAAGCTGGCGAAGGGTTTTATCTCGGTTACTCACCGGAGCGATTGGTTCCCGGTGATGAGGACAACGGATTTCGTGATATCGTCAAGATCGTGAGTGCAGAGAATGACACCGTACTCACCGAGATCGCCGAACTCTATGAGTCGGTAGTGGATGCGGGCGTCCATCGAGCACCAAGTCTCAGTACTTCACAAAGCCGCTTAGTTAGAACGTCTGCTTGCTGA
- a CDS encoding DUF1616 domain-containing protein, which translates to MAIGEGLKKLLVGCKKSLPADLVATAIFTILMIIAVSLPTVRESVLRFVLGLAFVAFIPGYAFIAVLFPESYLSADPEAEETTTEEASNMLAARLPGTGGIDRIERAALAFGTSIAIVPLTGIGLSFTPWGIRLIPVIFTLAGVTLVGVVLAAYRRQKLPEDRQFTVSFRQWMDTMWTQNLKPDTRLDSVLVIVLAISVVFAFGTIGYAVAVPPDGEQFTDFYILTETAEGELVAEEYPSDLVAGEPEPIVVGLENNENVGTEYTIIVEIHNTTVPETNKAEIVDRQRVTTFKPVVEPGEEWRTEHNLTAAITGEDLRVTYLLYIGTPPAQPTPDNADQSLHLWVDVRNSEGSVAT; encoded by the coding sequence ATGGCTATTGGTGAAGGCCTCAAAAAGTTATTAGTAGGTTGTAAGAAGTCTCTACCAGCAGATCTTGTAGCAACTGCAATATTCACAATACTGATGATTATCGCAGTTTCGCTACCGACAGTCAGAGAGTCTGTCCTCAGATTCGTTCTGGGTCTGGCCTTCGTGGCCTTCATTCCCGGGTATGCGTTTATTGCGGTTCTGTTTCCAGAATCATATCTTTCTGCCGACCCCGAAGCTGAAGAGACAACTACTGAAGAGGCAAGTAATATGTTGGCTGCTCGCTTGCCTGGCACCGGCGGCATAGACAGAATCGAAAGAGCCGCCTTAGCATTTGGGACAAGTATCGCCATCGTCCCGCTCACCGGGATTGGCCTCAGTTTCACACCGTGGGGTATCCGTCTGATTCCAGTTATTTTCACACTCGCCGGAGTTACGTTGGTGGGAGTGGTGCTCGCCGCGTATCGTCGACAGAAACTCCCTGAAGACAGACAGTTTACCGTCTCGTTTCGACAGTGGATGGACACTATGTGGACACAGAATTTGAAGCCGGACACGCGGCTTGATTCTGTTCTCGTGATTGTCCTTGCGATTAGCGTCGTTTTCGCCTTCGGTACTATTGGTTACGCTGTGGCTGTGCCCCCCGACGGAGAACAGTTTACGGATTTTTATATCCTGACAGAGACTGCTGAGGGCGAACTCGTAGCCGAGGAGTATCCGAGCGATCTCGTAGCCGGTGAGCCCGAACCGATCGTCGTCGGCCTAGAAAATAATGAGAACGTCGGGACGGAGTACACGATTATTGTCGAGATACACAACACAACGGTTCCAGAAACCAACAAAGCGGAGATCGTCGACCGACAGCGGGTGACAACTTTCAAACCGGTTGTCGAACCTGGAGAGGAGTGGCGTACCGAACACAACCTCACCGCGGCGATTACTGGAGAAGACCTCCGTGTCACCTACCTGCTTTATATTGGTACTCCTCCGGCCCAGCCGACGCCCGACAACGCGGATCAATCATTACATCTGTGGGTTGATGTACGCAATTCAGAAGGTTCGGTGGCTACGTGA
- a CDS encoding ISH6-like element ISHla10 family transposase produces MHATIDVRFELSIDDDKTLPLATLAEAVTDQNLEAVLLESLVESLDAASVEALCGEKHAHGNGDQRFQRAGTDTRTAVTTAGEHEFSLHYVEDTAASPDESSYFRPVEDVLDFDGQNRYQQDIAAKSVDLATSLSYRDAANHGDSFVSMPSPTTINRRAKKYGHKLKQFLPDCVAGTDADAVIPDGTKCHSQDDDRSSHSVQATLGEDTAEESRSLLDLSVNADWDETAAELDDIGAVTDDATVVSDADSGIVTAFTDENRDHQLDLVHVGRTLGYTLWDDGVFSLDRRKEIVSEVIDEVFHLKNSVAKHRPAEEFAAIRSRIARTRERLEKTAWQLEQFGSAKAAGYLRRWLPSIVTFAEHAVEGFEVPWTSNPVERLMGEVSKRCKNQWMRWTAEGLEAILQLRLVKYADPEYYQAFLDELLQRSTKTAINCDLSIESTSGKV; encoded by the coding sequence ATGCACGCCACAATCGACGTGCGGTTCGAACTGAGTATCGACGACGACAAAACGCTACCGCTCGCCACGCTTGCCGAGGCCGTCACTGACCAGAACCTCGAAGCAGTCCTTCTCGAATCGCTGGTCGAGAGCCTCGACGCCGCCAGCGTCGAGGCGCTCTGTGGTGAGAAACACGCACATGGCAACGGTGACCAGCGCTTCCAACGCGCCGGCACCGACACCCGCACAGCTGTCACAACTGCCGGAGAACACGAGTTCTCTCTCCACTACGTCGAAGATACAGCCGCTTCCCCAGACGAATCCAGCTACTTCCGGCCCGTCGAAGACGTTCTCGACTTCGACGGGCAGAACCGCTATCAGCAGGACATCGCCGCCAAAAGCGTCGATCTCGCTACCTCGCTCAGCTATCGAGACGCTGCCAATCACGGCGACAGCTTCGTCTCGATGCCGTCGCCGACCACCATCAACCGCCGTGCCAAGAAATACGGCCACAAGCTCAAACAGTTCCTTCCAGACTGTGTCGCTGGCACAGACGCTGACGCCGTCATTCCTGACGGGACAAAGTGCCACAGCCAAGACGACGACCGCTCGTCCCACTCCGTCCAAGCAACGCTCGGCGAAGACACCGCCGAAGAGTCACGCTCCCTGCTGGATCTGTCGGTCAACGCTGACTGGGACGAAACTGCCGCCGAACTCGATGATATCGGCGCAGTCACTGACGACGCGACGGTCGTCAGTGACGCTGATAGCGGCATCGTCACAGCCTTTACCGACGAAAACCGTGACCACCAGCTCGATCTCGTCCACGTCGGCCGAACGCTGGGTTACACCCTCTGGGACGATGGCGTCTTCTCCTTGGACCGTCGGAAGGAGATCGTTTCGGAGGTGATCGACGAGGTGTTCCATCTGAAGAACTCTGTGGCGAAGCATCGTCCAGCGGAGGAGTTCGCGGCGATCCGCTCGCGGATCGCGCGAACGAGAGAGCGATTAGAGAAGACAGCGTGGCAACTGGAGCAGTTCGGGTCAGCAAAGGCTGCAGGGTATCTTCGGCGGTGGCTGCCGTCGATTGTGACGTTCGCCGAGCACGCTGTCGAGGGGTTCGAGGTTCCGTGGACCTCGAACCCCGTCGAACGACTGATGGGCGAGGTCAGCAAGCGGTGCAAGAACCAGTGGATGCGCTGGACAGCAGAGGGATTGGAAGCGATACTCCAACTTCGGTTGGTGAAGTACGCCGACCCCGAGTACTACCAAGCGTTCCTCGACGAACTGCTCCAACGTTCGACCAAAACAGCAATCAACTGTGACCTCTCAATTGAGAGTACCAGCGGCAAAGTCTAG
- a CDS encoding ArsR/SmtB family transcription factor, translating into MSYDTEHVRNAGNGPAMITGLPTFTDLLTNANLAELYTAIRQSPGVTAPELIDQVAVSKKTVYEYLHRLERAGLISETENSGGTSAYDAEEFELTLTIRGIEITITPKLVAVIAQSDEYPIIKRVCDEHGFVTFALAHDLINAHSDGDVTIRQIGTLTDLSHGTTYDLVEALYEIHDLGGDDPSPTTYTPDDVVDDDLQSELADE; encoded by the coding sequence ATGAGTTACGATACAGAACATGTGCGTAATGCGGGCAACGGTCCCGCGATGATTACTGGGCTTCCTACCTTCACAGACCTACTCACAAATGCGAACCTCGCTGAGCTGTACACCGCTATTCGCCAGTCGCCAGGTGTGACTGCTCCCGAACTCATCGATCAAGTAGCGGTCTCAAAAAAGACCGTCTACGAGTATCTACATAGGTTAGAACGTGCAGGGCTAATCAGTGAAACAGAAAATAGCGGTGGTACAAGTGCGTACGACGCAGAGGAGTTCGAACTGACGCTCACAATTCGTGGGATAGAGATAACGATCACCCCCAAGCTCGTTGCAGTCATCGCACAGTCTGATGAATATCCAATTATCAAGCGTGTCTGTGACGAACACGGATTTGTGACATTCGCACTTGCTCACGATCTGATCAACGCACATAGCGACGGCGATGTCACGATCCGACAAATCGGTACGCTGACCGACCTTTCACACGGAACAACTTATGATCTCGTCGAGGCACTCTACGAGATTCACGATCTCGGTGGCGACGATCCGAGCCCAACGACATATACTCCCGATGACGTGGTCGACGACGATCTACAGTCAGAGTTGGCCGACGAATAG
- a CDS encoding site-specific integrase, translating to MKLEPIAPETALEMYLTDRENEVAQATLYSHRSRLSHFVRWCDENEVGNLNQLTGRMLHQYRLWRRDEGDIGVVTEKTQMDTLRVFIRWLESIDAVEPDLHTKVLSPTLSSGDNVRTEMLETERAEQILSYFGKYEYASRPHIVVSLMWHTMMRVGAIHSLDLEDYNSDGQYLEVVHRPETKTPIKNAEGGERHVALSESISELLDSWISDRRPSITDEKGRQPLESTSQGRAHITTLRGDCYRSTRPCEYTGECPHDRSISDCDAAEYGSESECPSSVSPHALRRGGISHHLNCDVPKDIVSDRANVSKDVLDTHYDKRSEQDKMEQRRKYLNNI from the coding sequence ATGAAGCTCGAACCAATCGCACCCGAGACAGCACTCGAAATGTATCTAACTGACCGCGAGAATGAGGTCGCACAAGCAACCCTGTACTCTCACCGTTCACGACTCAGCCACTTTGTCCGATGGTGCGATGAGAATGAGGTTGGGAACCTCAATCAGCTCACTGGCCGCATGCTACACCAGTATCGTCTATGGCGACGTGATGAGGGCGACATCGGCGTTGTGACGGAAAAGACACAGATGGATACACTCCGTGTGTTCATCAGGTGGCTCGAATCAATCGATGCCGTCGAACCTGACCTCCATACCAAGGTTCTCTCGCCAACTCTGAGCTCCGGTGACAATGTCCGGACAGAAATGCTGGAGACGGAGCGAGCAGAGCAGATACTCAGTTACTTCGGCAAGTATGAGTATGCATCACGACCGCATATCGTCGTCTCGCTAATGTGGCACACAATGATGCGTGTTGGTGCGATTCATTCGCTGGATCTTGAGGACTACAATAGTGATGGTCAATATCTCGAAGTAGTTCATCGGCCAGAGACAAAAACGCCGATCAAGAATGCAGAGGGTGGAGAACGACACGTTGCCCTCTCAGAGTCGATCAGTGAGTTACTCGATAGCTGGATTTCTGACCGTCGACCCAGTATAACGGATGAGAAAGGGCGTCAACCACTGGAATCCACAAGTCAGGGACGTGCACACATCACCACCCTCAGAGGAGATTGCTACCGGAGTACCCGCCCGTGCGAGTACACTGGTGAGTGTCCGCATGATCGCTCTATTTCTGACTGTGATGCCGCCGAATATGGGTCTGAATCCGAGTGCCCATCGAGCGTGAGTCCACATGCATTGCGGCGAGGAGGAATCTCTCACCATCTCAATTGTGATGTCCCGAAAGATATTGTAAGTGATCGGGCTAATGTATCGAAAGATGTGCTTGACACACACTACGATAAGCGAAGTGAACAAGACAAAATGGAGCAGCGCCGAAAATATTTAAATAATATATAA
- a CDS encoding NADP-dependent malic enzyme produces the protein MGLDEDALEYHSTDPPGKIEIATTKPTNTQRDLSLAYSPGVAAPCERIATDVDQVFDYTAKGNLVGVVSDGSAVLGLGDIGPEASKPVMEGKGVLFKRFADIDVFDIEMDSDDTDAMIQAIAMMEPTFGGINLEDIAAPNCFEIERRLGDQLDIPVFHDDQHGTAIISGAALLNACEIADKELSELDVTFAGAGAAATATARFYVSLGVPRENITMCDVDGILTTERAEAGELNQYTREFASDVPEGELAEAMAGVDVFVGLSVGGIVDQEMVRSMAADPIIFAMANPTPEIGYEEAKNARDDTVIMATGRSDYPNQVNNVLGFPFIFRGALDVRATEINEEMKVAASEALAELARQDVPDAVVKAYGDQPLQFGPDYIIPKPLDPRVLFEVTPAVADAAMESGAARRSLDVETYVEALEARLGKSREMMRIILNKAQTDPKRVALAEGDDEKMIRAAYQLVDRGIAEPILLGDRDRIEAISETLGLDFDPKIIDPSEGDLDAYADRLYDLRKRNGVTRSEAGKLVEDSTYLGSVMVETGDADALLTGLTHHYPSSLRPPLQVIGTADDADYAAGVYMLTFKNRVVFCADATVNQDPDADVLEEVTRHTADLARRFNVEPRAALLSYSNFGSVDNEGTRKPREAARRLREDPTVEFPVDGEMQADTAVVEDMLSGTYEFAELDEPANVLVFPNLEAGNIGYKLLQRLGDAEAVGPMLVGMDKPVHVLQRGDEVKDIVNLAGVAVVDAQHE, from the coding sequence ATGGGCTTGGACGAAGACGCGTTAGAGTACCACAGTACTGACCCGCCCGGAAAAATAGAGATTGCGACGACCAAACCGACCAACACCCAGCGGGATCTCTCGCTGGCGTACTCACCCGGCGTCGCCGCACCCTGTGAGCGAATCGCTACCGACGTCGACCAGGTGTTCGACTATACCGCGAAGGGGAACTTGGTGGGCGTCGTCTCGGATGGGTCGGCAGTGTTAGGTCTCGGCGACATCGGCCCCGAAGCCTCCAAGCCGGTGATGGAGGGGAAAGGCGTCCTTTTCAAACGGTTCGCCGATATCGACGTCTTCGACATCGAGATGGACTCGGATGACACCGACGCGATGATCCAAGCGATTGCGATGATGGAGCCAACGTTCGGCGGCATCAACCTCGAAGACATCGCGGCACCGAACTGTTTCGAGATCGAACGTCGACTCGGCGATCAGTTGGATATCCCCGTCTTCCACGACGACCAGCACGGCACCGCCATCATTTCGGGCGCTGCACTACTCAACGCCTGCGAGATCGCCGACAAAGAGCTCTCGGAGCTCGACGTCACCTTCGCCGGTGCCGGTGCCGCCGCGACCGCCACCGCCCGGTTCTACGTTTCGCTCGGCGTTCCCCGAGAGAATATCACGATGTGCGATGTCGACGGGATTCTAACGACCGAGCGCGCGGAGGCAGGCGAACTCAATCAGTACACCCGCGAGTTCGCCAGCGATGTCCCCGAGGGCGAGCTGGCGGAGGCGATGGCTGGCGTGGACGTGTTCGTCGGCCTCTCTGTGGGCGGCATCGTCGACCAAGAGATGGTCCGGTCGATGGCCGCCGATCCGATCATTTTCGCGATGGCAAATCCGACTCCCGAGATCGGCTATGAGGAGGCCAAGAACGCCCGCGATGACACTGTTATCATGGCGACAGGCCGCTCGGATTACCCGAATCAGGTCAACAACGTGCTGGGGTTTCCCTTCATCTTCCGCGGCGCACTCGACGTTCGGGCCACCGAGATCAACGAGGAGATGAAAGTCGCCGCCAGCGAGGCACTGGCCGAGTTGGCCCGTCAGGACGTCCCCGATGCGGTCGTCAAAGCCTACGGCGATCAGCCACTCCAGTTCGGCCCCGACTACATCATCCCCAAGCCGCTCGATCCACGGGTCCTTTTCGAGGTGACCCCCGCGGTCGCCGATGCGGCCATGGAGTCCGGCGCGGCCCGCAGGTCGCTCGACGTCGAGACCTACGTCGAGGCACTTGAGGCTCGTCTGGGCAAATCCCGCGAGATGATGCGGATCATCCTTAATAAAGCCCAGACCGACCCCAAGCGCGTCGCGCTGGCCGAGGGCGACGACGAGAAGATGATCCGGGCGGCCTACCAGCTCGTCGACCGGGGAATCGCCGAGCCGATCTTGCTGGGCGACCGCGACCGCATCGAGGCGATCAGCGAGACGCTCGGGCTCGATTTCGACCCCAAGATCATCGACCCCAGCGAGGGCGATCTCGACGCCTACGCCGACCGACTGTACGACCTGCGCAAGCGCAACGGCGTCACGCGCAGCGAGGCGGGCAAACTCGTCGAGGACAGCACCTACCTCGGCAGCGTGATGGTCGAGACCGGTGACGCCGACGCGCTGCTCACCGGCCTGACCCATCACTACCCGTCATCGCTGCGGCCGCCGCTGCAGGTGATCGGGACGGCCGACGATGCCGACTACGCTGCCGGCGTTTACATGCTCACCTTCAAAAACCGCGTCGTGTTCTGCGCCGATGCTACCGTCAATCAGGACCCGGATGCGGACGTCTTAGAGGAGGTGACGCGTCACACCGCCGACCTCGCTCGGCGGTTCAATGTCGAGCCACGGGCGGCGCTGCTGTCGTACTCCAACTTCGGAAGCGTCGACAACGAGGGGACCCGCAAACCCCGCGAGGCCGCCCGTCGACTCCGCGAGGACCCCACAGTCGAGTTCCCCGTCGACGGTGAGATGCAGGCCGATACCGCGGTTGTCGAGGACATGCTTTCAGGAACCTACGAGTTCGCCGAGCTGGACGAGCCCGCGAACGTTCTCGTGTTTCCGAACCTCGAAGCCGGCAACATCGGCTACAAACTCCTCCAGCGACTGGGCGATGCGGAGGCCGTCGGGCCGATGCTCGTCGGGATGGACAAACCGGTCCACGTCCTCCAGCGCGGCGACGAAGTCAAAGACATCGTGAACTTAGCTGGCGTTGCCGTTGTCGACGCCCAACATGAGTAG
- the katG gene encoding catalase/peroxidase HPI: MTASNHDWWPNQLNLEILDQNARNVGPMDEEFDYAEAFQTLDLEAVKADLEALMTTSHDWWPADYGHYGPLFIRMAWHSAGTYRTADGRGGAAGGRQRFGPINSWPDNANLDKARRLLLPIKQKYGRKLSWADLMVLAGNVAIESMGFKTFGYAGGREDAFEPDDSVDWGPETEMDTNERFDEPGGIEEGLGASVMGLIYVNPEGPDGNPDPELSAKNIRQTFDRMAMNDKETAALIAGGHTFGKVHGADDPDQHMGPEPEAAPIEQQGFGWENDHGTGSGADTITSGIEGPWTGSPTEWDMGYLDNLLDYEWAAQKGPGGAWQWLPVDASDVESAPDAHDSDKEVTPMMLTTDIALKRDPEYREIIEEFQQNPMAFGMAFAKAWYKLTHRDMGPPSRFLGPEVPDEEMLWQDPIPDVDHDLIGDEDIAALKTDILDSGLSIPQLVKTAWASASTYRDSDKRGGANGARIRLEPQRSWEANEPDQLSTVLETLETIREEFNGSQSDGTRVSLADLIVLGGNAAVEEAAAKGGYDVTVPFEPGRTDASQDQTDVDSFEALKPSADGFRNYRADGVDRQPEALLVDKAQLLTLTASEMTVLVGGMRTLGANYGESDLGVFTDRPGTLTNDFFVNLLDMDTKWEPSSTSDNRFEGRDRDTGELNWEATRVDLIFGSNSRLRAIAEVYGSDDAEAKFVHDFVSAWQTVMRLDRFDLEI, translated from the coding sequence ATGACTGCATCCAACCACGACTGGTGGCCGAATCAGTTGAATCTGGAAATTCTCGATCAGAACGCCCGCAATGTTGGTCCTATGGACGAGGAGTTCGACTACGCTGAAGCGTTTCAGACACTCGATCTCGAAGCGGTAAAGGCGGACCTCGAAGCGCTGATGACGACCTCCCACGACTGGTGGCCAGCCGACTACGGCCACTATGGGCCGCTTTTCATCCGGATGGCATGGCACAGCGCCGGCACGTATCGTACAGCCGACGGTCGTGGCGGCGCGGCCGGCGGTCGACAGCGCTTTGGGCCGATCAACAGTTGGCCTGACAACGCGAACCTCGACAAGGCGCGTCGACTCCTCCTGCCGATTAAACAGAAGTACGGCCGCAAACTCTCGTGGGCCGACCTGATGGTGTTGGCGGGCAACGTCGCCATCGAGTCGATGGGGTTCAAAACGTTCGGCTACGCCGGCGGGCGCGAGGACGCCTTCGAGCCCGACGACTCGGTCGACTGGGGACCGGAAACGGAGATGGATACGAACGAACGGTTCGACGAGCCGGGGGGAATCGAAGAGGGACTCGGGGCCTCGGTGATGGGGCTAATATATGTGAACCCGGAGGGGCCGGACGGCAACCCCGATCCCGAGCTGTCGGCGAAAAACATCCGCCAAACGTTCGACCGCATGGCGATGAACGACAAAGAAACAGCCGCGCTTATCGCTGGCGGCCACACCTTCGGGAAAGTCCACGGTGCCGACGATCCCGACCAACACATGGGCCCCGAACCGGAAGCCGCACCCATCGAGCAGCAGGGCTTCGGCTGGGAGAACGACCACGGCACCGGCAGCGGCGCTGATACGATCACCAGCGGAATCGAGGGCCCATGGACCGGATCACCAACGGAGTGGGACATGGGGTATCTCGACAATCTACTCGACTACGAGTGGGCCGCCCAGAAGGGACCCGGCGGCGCATGGCAGTGGCTCCCGGTCGACGCCAGCGACGTCGAGAGCGCCCCGGATGCCCACGACTCCGACAAGGAGGTCACACCGATGATGCTCACGACCGACATCGCCCTCAAACGGGACCCGGAGTACCGGGAGATCATCGAGGAGTTCCAACAGAACCCGATGGCGTTCGGAATGGCCTTCGCAAAGGCGTGGTACAAGCTGACTCACCGCGATATGGGACCACCGTCCCGGTTCCTCGGCCCGGAGGTCCCCGACGAGGAGATGCTGTGGCAGGACCCCATTCCCGACGTCGACCACGACCTGATCGGCGACGAAGATATCGCCGCGCTCAAAACCGACATCCTGGACTCGGGGCTGTCGATCCCACAACTGGTGAAAACCGCGTGGGCATCGGCCTCAACCTACCGCGACAGCGACAAGCGCGGTGGTGCCAACGGTGCCCGCATCCGACTCGAACCCCAGCGAAGCTGGGAGGCCAACGAGCCCGACCAGCTGTCGACGGTACTGGAAACCCTAGAAACGATTCGAGAGGAGTTCAACGGCTCCCAGTCCGACGGGACACGAGTCTCGCTGGCCGACCTGATCGTTCTGGGCGGCAATGCGGCCGTCGAGGAGGCGGCAGCCAAAGGTGGCTACGATGTGACAGTCCCATTCGAACCGGGACGGACCGACGCTTCGCAAGACCAGACCGACGTCGACTCCTTCGAAGCGCTCAAGCCGAGCGCCGACGGGTTCCGGAACTACCGTGCGGATGGGGTCGACCGACAGCCCGAGGCGTTACTGGTCGACAAGGCCCAGCTACTGACGCTGACGGCCTCCGAGATGACGGTGCTGGTCGGCGGGATGCGGACGCTGGGCGCGAACTACGGGGAGTCTGATCTTGGCGTCTTCACCGACCGGCCGGGGACGCTGACCAACGACTTCTTCGTGAATCTACTCGATATGGACACCAAGTGGGAACCCTCGTCGACGTCGGACAACCGGTTCGAGGGGCGAGACCGTGACACGGGCGAACTGAACTGGGAAGCGACCCGCGTGGATCTCATCTTCGGGTCGAACTCCCGGCTGCGAGCCATCGCGGAGGTCTACGGTTCTGACGACGCCGAAGCGAAATTCGTGCACGACTTTGTTTCTGCGTGGCAGACCGTGATGCGTCTGGATCGGTTCGATTTGGAGATCTGA